One stretch of Gadus chalcogrammus isolate NIFS_2021 chromosome 14, NIFS_Gcha_1.0, whole genome shotgun sequence DNA includes these proteins:
- the abcc12 gene encoding ATP-binding cassette sub-family C member 11 — protein sequence MASLTQWLPFGILILGQSLVALHRIKAILTLKNPEKYLIQKTDTGPAIVTENATLYWTKPASEQASNKPASTQACANTDNGLLVNRLDDKDEKEEVPPALRNISFTLPKGHLLGVCGNMGSGKSSLISSLLEQMHLQQGSVTARGSFAYVPQQAWIFHGTVQQNILMGEAFDQDRYNRILHCCSLIPDMKILPGGDQTEIGERGINLSGGQKQRISLARAVYSDRDIFLLDDPLSAVDAHVGKHIFAECIKRELVGKSVILVTHQLQYMQFCDNVLLLHGGEILEAGRHEELMNGRGRYAQLISNYQLEQSTVLLQQENAVDPPFVEPHQTNGVVNQAFDISDEMDDSRRVTGQLIIKEFSSQVSISWRTFHAYCQALGGYFLAVAVLLLYAVLIGGVAFSNVFLAYWMEQGSGTANVTVEDQANVTLNPDIAFYQKVYGIITLVIVIVSIIKTYFFAKVSLRASSVIHMRMLEKVIASPMSFFDTTPIGRILNRFSKDMEEADFWIPMEVNYFVNTFLSIVGSVILIIYAFYKMVYPLIIFFAITLAFHSLSQRAIRQLKRSEITSRSPWISHTSSTIEGLSTIHLYGKTDSYIHQYSLLCDFNSSHMYMFQSGMNWVYLWTSFMSSLLNLCVGLFVVLTPKDDASGSMKGLALTCVVQLVTGFLTVMELARGLDARFCSVERIQEYIKTCGSEGPRNVKEAQIPEGWPQSGSINFQNYTMRYRENTPIVLKGLQIHIKAGEKIGIVGRTGSGKSSLGVALFRLVEPAFGSILIDGVDIRHIGLQDLRSRLSIIPQDPVLFLGSVRYNLDPFNKHSEQELWLVLEKTYLKDLVSGLPEKLQAEVVRNGENFSVGERQLMCMARALLRNTKIILLDEATASIDAETDALIQTTIREAFEGCTTLTIAHRINTVLQADRILVMEQGQVVEFDSPDVLRQKPDSLFSSLLAAANTIDA from the exons ATGGCTTCCCTGACGCAATGGCTTCCTTTTGGTATCTTGATCCTGGGACAGTCATTAGTGGCTCTGCACCGAATCAAG GCAATTTTAACTTTGAAGAACCCTGAGAAATACTTGATTCAGAAGACGGATACTGGCCCTGCCATAGTGACAGAAAATGCTACTCTGTACTGGACCAAACCAGCCAGTGAACAAGCCTCTAACAAACCAGCCAGTACACAAGCCTGTGCCAACACAGACAACGGGTTGCTGGTCAACCGGTTGGACGACAAGGATGAAAAGGAAGAAGTCCCGCCTGCCTTGAGAAACATCTCCTTCACATTACCTAAG GGCCACCTGCTGGGAGTGTGTGGGAATATGGGCAGCGGGAAGTCATCGCTGATATCCAGCCTCTTAGAACAG ATGCATCTTCAACAGGGCTCCGTCACAGCACGGGGGAGCTTTGCATATGTGCCCCAGCAAGCATGGATATTCCACGGAACGGTTCAGCAGAACATACTGATGGGGGAAGCTTTTGACCAGGACCG CTACAACAGAATTCTCCATTGCTGTAGCCTCATACCAGACATGAAGATACTCCCAGGTGGAGACCAGACTGAG ATTGGAGAGCGAGGTATAAACCTCTCTGGGGGGCAGAAACAGAGGATCAGCCTGGCCAGAGCGGTGTACTCTGACAGAGACATCTTCCTCCTGGATGACCCTTTGTCTGCTGTGGACGCCCACGTGGGGAAACACATCTTTGCGGAATGCATCAAGAGAGAGCTTGTTGGAAAGTCCGTCATCCTTGTGACTCACCAGCTCCAG TACATGCAGTTCTGTGATAATGTCCTGCTCCTGCACGGAGGAGAGATACTGGAGGCAGGAAGACATGAAGAGCTGATGAATGGGAGAGGACGTTACGCCCAGCTCATCAGCAACTACCAGCTGGAACAGTCCACA GTTCTGTTACAACAGGAGAACGCCGTGGATCCGCCATTTGTTGAACCCCACCAAACCAATGGCGTTGTGAACCAAG CCTTTGACATATCTGATGAAATGGATGAC TCCAGGAGGGTGACAGGGCAGTTGATAATAAAGGAATTCTCCAGCCAAGTCTCTATATCCTGGAGAACCTTTCATGCGTACTGCCAGGCGCTAGGAG GTTATTTCCTTGCTGTTGCCGTCCTCCTTCTTTACGCTGTGCTAATTGGAGGAGTCGCATTCAGCAATGTGTTCCTCGCCTACTGGATGGAGCAGGGATCTGGG ACTGCAAATGTGACTGTTGAAGACCAGGCTAACGTCACGCTGAACCCAGACATCGCCTTCTACCAGAAGGTTTATGGAATAATAACATTGGTTATAGTGATAGTTTctattattaaaacatatttcttCGCCAAGGTCAGCCTCCGTGCTTCCTCAGTAATTCACATGAGGATGTTAGAAAAG GTAATTGCCAGTCCAATGAGTTTTTTTGATACCACCCCTATTGGTCGGATCCTGAATCGATTCTCCAAGGATATGGAGGAAGCCGATTTCTGGATTCCCATGGAAGTGAACTATTTCGTCAACACATTCCTATCAATTGTGGGCTCCGTCATCCTCATTATCTATGCATTTTATAAAATGGTTTATCCCCTGATCATCTTCTTCGCTATCACTCTCGCCTTCCACTC ATTAAGCCAGAGAGCAATCCGTCAGTTGAAGAGGTCAGAGATCACAAGTCGCTCTCCCTGGATCTCCCATACTAGCTCCACCATCGAGGGCCTCAGCACCATCCACCTCTATGGCAAGACAGACAGCTACATACACCA GTACAGTTTGCTGTGTGACTTCAACTCCAGCCACATGTACATGTTTCAATCAGGGATGAACTGGGTATATCTCTGGACATCATTTATGAGTTCTTTGCTGAATCTGTGTGTTGGATTGTTTGTGGTCCTCACTCCCAAAGATGACGCGAGTGGTTCCATGAAAGGCCTGGCACTCACCTGCGTTGTACAG ttagTAACCGGTTTTCTAACAGTGATGGAATTGGCCAGAGGGTTGGACGCCAGGTTCTGCTCAGTAGAGAGAATCCAAGAGTACATAAAG ACCTGTGGGTCCGAGGGTCCCCGGAATGTGAAGGAGGCTCAGATCCCAGAAGGCTGGCCACAAAGCGGATCCATAAACTTCCAGAACTACACGATGAGGTACAGGGAGAATACACCTATTGTTCTCAAAGGACTCCAAATCCACATCAAGGCTGGGGAGAAAATTGGCATTGTTGGACGGACCGGGTCAG GAAAGTCCTCCTTGGGTGTGGCCCTGTTCAGGCTAGTAGAGCCGGCATTTGGCAGCATCCTGATCGATGGGGTGGACATCAGACACATAGGCCTGCAGGACCTGCGCAGTAGGCTGTCCATCATCCCCCAGGACCCCGTCCTGTTTCTCGGTTCCGTCAG GTACAACCTGGACCCTTTCAACAAACACAGTGAGCAAGAGCTCTGGTTAGTGCTGGAGAAGACCTACCTGAAGGACTTG GTCTCCGGGCTACCTGAAAAGCTGCAGGCAGAAGTGGTGCGGAACGGAGAAAACTTCTCCGTTGGAGAGAGGCAGCTCATGTGTATGGCCCGAGCCCTGCTGCGAAACACCAAG ATCATCCTCCTGGACGAAGCCACAGCATCCATCGATGCCGAGACCGACGCCCTGATCCAAACCACCATCAGGGAGGCGTTCGAGGGATGCACCACCCTCACCATCGCTCACCGCATCAACACCGTGCTGCAGGCCGACCGCATCCTGGTCATGGAGCAGGGACAG GTGGTGGAGTTTGACAGTCCTGATGTGTTGAGACAGAAGCCAGACTCTCTGTTCAGCTCCCTCCTGGCAGCTGCAAACACAATCGACGCCTGA